One Pseudomonas muyukensis DNA segment encodes these proteins:
- a CDS encoding aldehyde dehydrogenase family protein codes for MTPSHYIDGHWVEGQGSDCIVVHDPSDAQPFAELLAASSAQVDQAVAGARRALASWKTVSAAERAAYLRGFAEQLGLRRDALIALQMRNNGKPRHEAQIDLDDAIATFAYYADLAEQLPAKNRDVPLAAPGFSARTRLEPVGVVGLIVPWNFPLVTSAWKLAPALAAGCTVVLKPSEVTPLVELAYGQIAETLGLPAGVLNIINGKAETGAALSGHNGLDKLSFTGSNGVGSQVMRAAAAQCRPVTLELGGKSAIVVFDDCQVDQALDWIIAGITWNAGQMCSATSRLLVQDGIAEALLPRLRQALAALRVGNPLEQEVDMGPLTSQGQWLKVAGYFATAREEGLECLTGGTALDREGWFVSPTLYVDVPEDSRLWREEIFGPVLCARRFASEAEAIAQANDSRFGLVATVCSADLDRAERVADALEVGHVWINSVQAVFVETSWGGTKASGIGRELGPWGLAGYQSVKHVTRCLG; via the coding sequence ATGACCCCTTCTCACTACATCGACGGCCACTGGGTCGAAGGCCAGGGCAGCGACTGCATCGTTGTCCATGACCCATCCGATGCCCAGCCGTTCGCCGAACTGCTGGCCGCCAGCAGCGCACAGGTCGACCAGGCCGTGGCTGGCGCACGTCGCGCCCTGGCATCCTGGAAAACCGTCAGCGCCGCCGAGCGCGCCGCCTACCTGCGCGGTTTCGCCGAGCAACTGGGCCTGCGCCGCGACGCGCTGATCGCCCTGCAGATGCGCAACAACGGCAAACCGCGCCACGAAGCACAGATCGACCTGGACGATGCCATCGCCACCTTCGCCTACTACGCCGACCTTGCCGAACAGCTGCCGGCGAAGAACCGCGACGTACCCCTGGCCGCCCCAGGCTTCAGCGCCCGCACCCGCCTGGAGCCAGTGGGGGTGGTCGGCCTGATCGTGCCCTGGAACTTCCCGCTGGTGACCAGCGCCTGGAAGCTCGCCCCGGCCCTGGCCGCCGGTTGCACCGTGGTGCTCAAGCCCTCGGAAGTCACCCCGCTGGTCGAACTCGCCTACGGTCAGATCGCCGAGACGCTAGGCCTGCCGGCCGGCGTGCTGAACATCATCAATGGCAAGGCCGAGACCGGCGCTGCGCTGAGCGGCCACAACGGCCTGGACAAGCTGTCGTTCACCGGCAGCAATGGCGTCGGCAGCCAGGTGATGCGCGCCGCCGCCGCGCAATGCCGGCCCGTCACGCTGGAGCTGGGCGGCAAGTCGGCGATCGTGGTGTTCGATGATTGCCAGGTCGACCAGGCGCTGGACTGGATTATCGCCGGCATTACCTGGAACGCCGGGCAGATGTGCTCGGCCACCTCGCGCCTGCTGGTGCAGGACGGCATCGCCGAGGCCTTGCTGCCGCGCCTTCGCCAGGCACTGGCGGCGTTGCGGGTGGGCAACCCGCTGGAGCAGGAAGTCGACATGGGCCCGCTGACCAGCCAGGGGCAATGGCTGAAGGTGGCTGGCTACTTCGCCACGGCCCGGGAAGAGGGCCTTGAGTGCCTGACCGGCGGCACGGCGCTGGATCGCGAGGGCTGGTTCGTCAGCCCGACCTTATATGTGGATGTTCCTGAAGACAGCCGCCTGTGGCGGGAGGAGATCTTCGGGCCGGTGCTGTGCGCGCGGCGCTTCGCCAGCGAAGCCGAGGCCATCGCCCAGGCCAACGACAGCCGCTTCGGGCTGGTGGCCACCGTCTGCAGCGCCGACCTGGACCGCGCCGAGCGCGTGGCCGACGCGCTGGAGGTGGGCCATGTGTGGATCAACTCGGTGCAGGCGGTGTTCGTCGAAACGTCGTGGGGCGGGACCAAGGCCAGCGGCATCGGCCGCGAGCTTGGGCCCTGGGGGTTGGCGGGGTATCAGTCGGTGAAGCATGTGACGCGGTGCCTGGGGTAG
- the ada gene encoding bifunctional DNA-binding transcriptional regulator/O6-methylguanine-DNA methyltransferase Ada yields MKPTATYTTDAERWHAVQARDSGATGHFVYAVRTTGIYCQPACTSRLAKRENVEFFADADQAEAAGYRACKRCKAGLGSRRSERVARACRLIEASDTAPNLDQLGAELNVSPFHLHRLFKAETGLTPKAYASAFRARRLREQLDTGTSVTEAIYEAGYNSNSRFYESADARLGMRPRQYRAGGQGATIRFALAQCSLGAILVAQSERGICAILLGDEPEPLLQDLQDKFPKATLIGGDQAFERLVAEVIGFVEAPALGLALPLDVQGTAFQERVWQALREVPAGTQVSYTEIAARIGAPKAVRAVAQACAANTIAVAIPCHRVVRRDGDLSGYRWGVERKRQLLARETAHS; encoded by the coding sequence ATGAAACCCACCGCGACCTACACCACCGACGCCGAGCGCTGGCACGCCGTGCAGGCCCGCGACAGCGGCGCCACGGGCCACTTCGTCTACGCCGTGCGCACCACTGGAATCTACTGCCAACCGGCCTGCACCTCGCGCCTGGCCAAGCGCGAGAACGTCGAGTTCTTTGCCGACGCCGACCAGGCCGAGGCCGCCGGCTACCGTGCCTGCAAGCGCTGCAAGGCCGGCCTTGGCAGCCGCCGCAGCGAACGGGTGGCCCGCGCCTGCCGGCTGATCGAGGCCAGCGACACGGCGCCGAACCTCGATCAGCTCGGCGCCGAACTGAATGTCAGCCCGTTCCACCTGCACCGCCTGTTCAAGGCCGAAACCGGGCTCACGCCCAAGGCCTATGCCTCGGCCTTTCGCGCCCGGCGCCTGCGCGAGCAGCTGGATACCGGGACCAGCGTCACCGAGGCGATCTACGAGGCGGGCTACAACTCCAATAGCCGCTTCTACGAAAGCGCCGACGCGCGCCTGGGTATGCGCCCACGGCAGTACCGCGCCGGCGGCCAGGGCGCCACCATCCGTTTCGCCCTGGCCCAGTGCTCGCTGGGGGCGATCCTGGTGGCGCAGAGCGAGCGGGGGATCTGCGCGATCCTGCTGGGTGACGAGCCAGAGCCCTTGTTGCAGGATCTGCAGGACAAATTCCCCAAGGCCACCCTGATCGGCGGCGACCAGGCCTTCGAGCGCCTGGTCGCCGAGGTGATCGGCTTTGTCGAGGCGCCGGCGCTGGGCCTGGCGTTGCCACTGGATGTGCAGGGCACGGCGTTCCAGGAGCGGGTCTGGCAGGCGCTGCGCGAAGTGCCGGCGGGTACCCAGGTCAGCTATACCGAGATCGCCGCGCGCATCGGCGCGCCCAAGGCCGTGCGGGCGGTGGCCCAGGCCTGCGCGGCCAATACCATCGCCGTGGCCATCCCCTGTCACCGGGTGGTGCGCCGCGACGGCGACCTCAGCGGCTACCGCTGGGGCGTGGAGCGCAAACGCCAGTTGCTGGCCCGAGAAACGGCACACTCCTGA
- a CDS encoding DUF3772 domain-containing protein, translating into MRRVSLDRFYPCVLALLLWLALPAWAAPATPVSRLAVAEQQVLDEDASLEQLSEHLDQIRQGVSANANDDLLSQLRQQALQVQRQADVLATQRTADVERLDDQLNVFGPPQPDEAESLTRQRQQLAAEKNAVQAEQKEATQLTQSARDLSTQIVNLRRSLFNSQVTSRAASPLSPAFWSSLIRPTDEDLARLRDLRGEAADALASATSAEHRWFFFSTLIAAVLVWTWVRRMLERLLADAMVRWLPEGRLRRSALALSVSLATLGTIAGSVSLLRWGLESSAELGTDIASLTNHVLTLVVFSAFISGLGRAMLMLQRPSWRLPPIPDEVASALGWFPKVLALVLMVMLTQERINSVIGTSLALTLATNGLTALVVSLLFVFALVRYRRTLRKHELPRPTGLAGLIPAVIVVWVGLILLTLLAGYLTLAFYLTGKLLWVSVVTTCAYLLVTVFGDLCETLLSPRQPGGLALASALGLQQRHQAQASTILAGIGRTLLLFAAALLVFMPSGTSPGELLLSLADWDGSGGKVLGNLKIVPQDILLAVAIFLGGWFAIRVVKRWLSERLLPETDMDAGMRASLVTLVGYLGFLFLAMLVMSTLHINLTSLTWVVSALSVGIGFGLQQIVQNFISGLILLTERPVKVGDWVSLAGVEGDIRRINVRATEIQMSDRSTVIVPNSQFISQNVRNVTMANALGVVGVTLTLPLETDASQVRELLLAAYKEHDAILDAPATSVTFKDLTSSGMVIAVSGYVGSPRQVSSTRSDLLFTILARLREAGIALSSPQSMVLVQENGRPADEPA; encoded by the coding sequence ATGAGGCGTGTCAGCCTTGACCGATTTTACCCATGCGTTCTAGCCCTGCTGTTGTGGCTGGCGCTCCCCGCCTGGGCCGCCCCGGCCACGCCGGTGTCGCGCCTGGCCGTGGCCGAGCAGCAGGTGCTGGACGAAGACGCAAGCCTGGAGCAACTGAGCGAGCACCTCGACCAGATCCGCCAGGGCGTCAGTGCCAATGCCAACGACGACCTGCTGTCGCAGTTGCGCCAGCAGGCCCTGCAGGTGCAGCGCCAGGCCGATGTGCTGGCGACCCAGCGCACCGCCGACGTCGAACGCCTCGACGACCAGCTCAATGTGTTCGGCCCGCCACAGCCAGACGAGGCCGAGAGCCTGACCCGCCAGCGCCAGCAACTGGCCGCGGAGAAGAACGCGGTACAGGCCGAGCAGAAGGAAGCGACGCAGCTGACCCAGTCGGCCCGCGACCTCTCCACGCAGATCGTCAACCTGCGCCGCAGCCTGTTCAACTCGCAGGTCACCAGCCGCGCAGCCAGCCCCTTGAGCCCGGCGTTCTGGTCGAGCCTGATCCGCCCCACCGACGAAGACCTGGCGCGCCTGCGCGACTTGCGCGGCGAAGCGGCCGATGCCCTGGCCAGCGCCACCAGCGCCGAGCACCGCTGGTTCTTTTTCAGCACCCTGATTGCCGCCGTGCTGGTCTGGACCTGGGTGCGGCGGATGCTCGAGCGCCTGCTGGCCGACGCCATGGTGCGCTGGTTGCCCGAAGGCCGGCTGCGCCGCAGCGCCTTGGCCCTGAGCGTGAGCCTGGCGACCCTGGGCACCATCGCCGGCTCGGTATCGCTGCTGCGCTGGGGCCTGGAAAGCAGTGCCGAGCTGGGCACCGATATCGCCAGCCTGACCAACCATGTGCTCACCCTGGTGGTGTTCAGCGCGTTCATTTCCGGCCTGGGCCGCGCCATGCTGATGCTGCAGCGGCCTTCCTGGCGCCTGCCGCCGATCCCCGACGAGGTCGCCAGTGCCCTGGGCTGGTTCCCCAAGGTCTTGGCCCTGGTGCTGATGGTGATGCTGACCCAGGAGCGCATCAACAGCGTGATCGGCACCAGCCTGGCGCTGACCCTGGCCACCAACGGCCTGACCGCGCTGGTGGTGTCGCTGTTGTTCGTCTTCGCCCTGGTGCGCTACCGGCGGACCTTGCGCAAGCATGAGCTGCCGCGTCCGACCGGCCTGGCCGGGCTGATTCCGGCGGTGATCGTGGTGTGGGTGGGCTTGATCCTGCTGACCCTGCTCGCCGGCTACCTCACCTTGGCGTTCTACCTGACTGGCAAGTTGCTGTGGGTCAGCGTGGTCACCACCTGTGCCTACCTGTTGGTCACGGTGTTCGGCGACCTGTGCGAAACCCTGCTGTCGCCGCGCCAGCCCGGGGGCCTGGCCCTGGCCTCGGCGCTGGGCTTGCAACAGCGCCACCAGGCCCAGGCCAGCACCATTCTCGCCGGTATCGGCCGCACCCTGTTGCTGTTCGCCGCGGCACTGCTGGTGTTCATGCCCTCGGGCACCAGCCCGGGCGAGTTGCTGCTGAGCCTGGCCGACTGGGACGGCAGCGGCGGCAAGGTGCTCGGCAACCTGAAGATCGTGCCCCAGGACATCCTCCTGGCCGTGGCGATCTTCCTCGGCGGCTGGTTCGCCATCCGCGTGGTCAAGCGCTGGCTGAGCGAGCGCCTGCTGCCGGAAACCGACATGGATGCCGGCATGCGCGCCTCGCTGGTGACCCTGGTCGGCTACCTGGGCTTCCTGTTCCTGGCGATGCTGGTGATGTCCACCCTGCACATCAACCTGACCAGCCTGACCTGGGTGGTCAGTGCCTTGTCGGTGGGTATCGGTTTCGGCTTGCAGCAAATCGTGCAGAACTTCATTTCCGGCCTGATCCTGCTCACCGAGCGCCCGGTGAAGGTGGGCGACTGGGTGAGCCTGGCGGGCGTGGAGGGGGATATTCGGCGGATCAACGTGCGCGCCACCGAGATCCAGATGTCCGACCGCTCGACGGTGATCGTGCCCAACTCGCAGTTCATTTCGCAGAACGTGCGCAACGTGACCATGGCCAATGCCCTGGGCGTGGTCGGCGTGACCCTGACCTTGCCGCTGGAGACCGACGCCAGCCAGGTGCGCGAGTTGCTGCTGGCGGCGTACAAGGAGCATGACGCGATCCTCGACGCACCGGCGACTTCGGTGACGTTCAAGGACCTGACCAGCAGTGGCATGGTGATCGCGGTCAGCGGCTACGTGGGCTCGCCGCGCCAGGTGTCGAGCACGCGCAGCGACCTGTTGTTCACCATTCTTGCGCGCCTGCGCGAGGCAGGCATCGCCTTGTCGTCGCCGCAGAGCATGGTGCTGGTGCAGGAGAATGGGCGACCGGCCGACGAGCCCGCTTGA